One genomic region from Pseudoduganella dura encodes:
- a CDS encoding CHASE domain-containing protein, producing the protein MNQPLSGKLHEAKPSWWSGVLLSMLVGAGFYAWMANSLESEALERFRNQARSIQYNIAGGIKACTDVLRGTASHFQASEDLSPQSFHRYVRGLDIPHNFPSIATINFAQYVPDERRAAFEEQIRGAAVRELGYPEFRISPPGKRPYYTVITLLEPMYGAKGKFGYDLSARSQVAQALEQARDTGAISTSGLPVQLPEAPTQFGMPLRLPVYRAEMPVDTVADRRAAYVGSVGIGFSVPRLVEAAMVDTPVREIRVRLYSTVAGAATNGNQPNGHLLFDSVEASAGQAPPGHHVQLSLPVNFNGRLWQVYFDAPRAALFSSFDGYLPWLAALVGFVSTLLMYALFHAQVSSRRRALQMARDMTRELRDSQAKLQLSHQRLRRLAAHAEQIKEEERKRIAREIHDDLGQNLLALRIEADILANRTSVRHPRLYARASATLKQIDDTIRSVRNIINDLRPNVLDLGLSAAVEWQITQFRKRSGIECEVLDPDGTPDVDDRCAVALFRVLQESLSNIQQHARATHVRVELRQLGGTLRMIIADNGIGLHDGSRNKNGSFGLVGIEERMSLLGGDCSIISRPHGGTTVTVTVPVAWRATQPAAGEFVN; encoded by the coding sequence ATGAACCAGCCACTGTCCGGAAAACTGCACGAAGCCAAACCGTCCTGGTGGAGCGGCGTGCTGCTGTCGATGCTGGTCGGCGCGGGTTTCTACGCGTGGATGGCCAATTCGCTGGAAAGCGAGGCGCTGGAGCGGTTCCGCAACCAGGCCCGCAGCATCCAGTACAACATCGCCGGCGGCATCAAGGCGTGCACGGACGTTCTGCGTGGCACCGCCAGCCATTTCCAGGCCAGCGAAGACCTGTCGCCGCAGAGCTTCCACCGCTATGTGCGGGGGCTCGACATTCCGCACAACTTCCCGTCGATCGCCACCATCAACTTCGCGCAGTACGTACCGGACGAGCGCCGCGCCGCGTTCGAGGAGCAGATCCGCGGCGCGGCAGTGCGCGAACTGGGCTATCCCGAATTCCGCATTTCGCCGCCGGGCAAGCGCCCGTACTACACGGTGATCACGCTGCTGGAGCCGATGTACGGCGCCAAGGGCAAGTTCGGCTACGACCTGTCGGCCCGTTCGCAGGTCGCGCAGGCGCTCGAGCAGGCGCGCGACACGGGCGCGATTTCCACTTCCGGCTTGCCGGTGCAGTTGCCGGAAGCGCCCACGCAGTTCGGCATGCCGCTGCGCCTGCCGGTCTACCGGGCCGAGATGCCGGTCGATACCGTGGCCGACCGCCGGGCCGCCTACGTGGGCTCGGTGGGTATCGGCTTTTCGGTACCGCGCCTGGTGGAGGCGGCAATGGTCGATACACCGGTGCGCGAAATTCGCGTGCGGCTGTACAGCACCGTCGCCGGCGCTGCGACGAACGGCAACCAGCCGAACGGCCACCTGTTGTTCGACAGTGTGGAAGCGTCCGCCGGACAGGCGCCGCCCGGCCATCACGTGCAGCTGAGCCTGCCGGTGAATTTCAATGGCCGGCTGTGGCAGGTGTATTTCGATGCGCCGCGCGCGGCGCTGTTCTCCAGTTTCGATGGTTACCTGCCGTGGCTGGCCGCGCTGGTCGGCTTCGTCAGCACGCTGCTGATGTACGCGCTGTTCCATGCCCAGGTATCGTCGCGGCGGCGCGCGCTGCAGATGGCGCGCGACATGACGCGCGAACTGCGCGACAGCCAGGCCAAGCTGCAACTGTCGCACCAGCGGCTGCGCCGGCTGGCCGCGCACGCCGAACAGATCAAGGAAGAGGAGCGCAAGCGCATCGCGCGCGAGATCCACGACGACCTCGGCCAGAACCTGCTGGCACTGCGGATCGAGGCCGATATCCTGGCCAACCGCACATCGGTGCGCCATCCGCGGCTGTATGCGCGCGCCAGTGCCACGCTCAAACAGATCGACGACACGATCCGCAGCGTGCGCAACATCATCAACGACCTGCGGCCCAATGTGCTCGACCTCGGCCTGTCCGCCGCGGTCGAATGGCAGATCACCCAGTTCCGCAAGCGCTCCGGCATCGAGTGCGAAGTACTCGACCCCGACGGCACCCCGGACGTGGACGACCGCTGCGCCGTGGCCCTGTTCCGTGTGTTGCAGGAGTCGCTGAGCAATATCCAGCAGCACGCCCGCGCCACGCACGTGCGGGTCGAACTGCGCCAGCTCGGCGGCACGCTGCGCATGATCATCGCGGACAACGGCATCGGCCTGCATGACGGCAGCCGCAACAAGAATGGCTCGTTCGGCCTGGTCGGCATCGAAGAGCGCATGAGCCTGCTGGGTGGCGATTGTTCGATCATCAGCCGCCCGCATGGCGGCACCACCGTCACCGTCACGGTACCCGTAGCGTGGCGCGCAACGCAGCCGGCAGCCGGAGAATTCGTCAATTAA